The following coding sequences are from one Diabrotica virgifera virgifera chromosome 2, PGI_DIABVI_V3a window:
- the LOC114330407 gene encoding potassium/sodium hyperpolarization-activated cyclic nucleotide-gated channel 2-like, which yields MPHSCEIILPDYVERKFESLGYTSNFRKRWLKLLLISETNPLACLYFKSEKSMRKEQLRQIKSGYTYIIHPLSKFRQWYEVYLLLFYVMMLIVKPLDTCVKRLRITRKHRTVSVTLDFLSFVDIVTNFFSGYIVYKNKTMELEPWKIAKNYLFGPYFVSDVLGSMKFLIFLTMKDPPLIFIGIQNIFCYSRAIRVWTLMKLIIRVSALTNIKSKTTLFSICCVSFFLFSLHFSTCLVIGLKIIIRYNFQAPDPHNTSDINIYEEYIDYMFRSSAYLLGITLPQVYFEEHFKEPEDFVTAVFGYLVGKVLIISTWIIIALSILANRSTKIKYQKIMNELEEYMIQKQLPIKLRKKITTYYHFKYQGSYFKEDLITFLLSDNLKKDINMGICRYLISNVSIFKKLSKEQVSDIVQVLVSEIFLPNDAIIQAGTIGEAMYFLASGTVAVYTHSGKEICHLTDGAYFGEVSLVVKGQKRSASISAIEICHIYRLKKSDFQKTLMKYRQIYQTIINTAELRLKETLFVEETYKKTLFEETYTTDSTVRARIQSQH from the coding sequence ATGCCACATTCCTGCGAAATAATACTACCTGACTACGTCGAGAGGAAGTTTGAAAGTTTGGGTTACACATCCAATTTTCGAAAACGTTGGTTGAAGCTCTTACTAATATCAGAAACTAATCCTCTTGCATGTCTGTACTTCAAGAGTGAGAAATCAATGCGGAAAGAACAACTAAGACAAATAAAATCCGGTTACACTTATATTATCCATCCATTGAGCAAATTCAGGCAATGGTATGAGGTGTATCTGTTGCTTTTCTACGTTATGATGTTAATTGTAAAACCTCTGGATACATGCGTAAAAAGATTGAGGATTACTCGAAAGCACAGAACTGTTTCAGTAACTCTGGACTTTTTATCGTTTGTTGATATTGTCACAAACTTTTTCTCTGGATATATAGTGTATAAGAACAAAACTATGGAACTAGAGCCTTGGAAAATCGCCAAGAACTATTTGTTTGGACCGTATTTTGTATCAGATGTTCTAGGATCTatgaaatttttgatatttttgacaATGAAGGACCCACCATTGATCTTCATTggtattcaaaacattttttgctACTCTAGAGCAATTAGAGTGTGGACTCTCATGAAATTGATCATTAGAGTGTCAGCGCTTACCAACATTAAGTCAAAAACCACGTTGTTTTCCATTTGCTGTGTATCTTTTTTCCTGTTTAGTTTACACTTCTCCACATGTTTAGTGATTggcttaaaaattattattaggtATAACTTTCAAGCACCAGACCCACATAACACTTCTGATATCAATATTTACGAGGAATACATTGATTATATGTTTAGAAGTTCAGCCTATTTGCTAGGAATAACGCTTCCTCAAGTCTACTTCGAGGAGCACTTCAAGGAACCAGAAGACTTTGTTACTGCTGTCTTTGGTTATCTGGTAGGAAAAGTATTAATAATATCGACTTGGATCATCATTGCTCTGAGTATTTTAGCCAACAGGTCGACCAAAATAAAATACCAGAAAATTATGAATGAACTAGAAGAATATATGATTCAAAAGCAACTCCCGATAAAATTGAGGAAGAAGATCACCACTTATTACCACTTTAAATATCAAGGAAGTTACTTCAAAGAAGACTTAATCACGTTCCTGCTTTCAGATAATctcaaaaaagatataaacatgGGGATTTGTAGATACCTGATATCCAACGTGtccatttttaaaaaactttcgAAAGAGCAAGTGAGCGATATAGTGCAGGTTCTGGTATCGGAAATATTCTTGCCTAATGACGCAATAATTCAAGCAGGTACGATTGGAGAAGCGATGTACTTTTTGGCTAGTGGCACAGTTGCTGTATATACCCACTCTGGCAAAGAAATTTGCCATTTAACAGATGGCGCATACTTTGGGGAAGTATCTCTAGTAGTGAAGGGGCAAAAAAGATCAGCAAGTATTAGTGCAATCGAAATTTGTCACATCTATAGGTTGAAGAAGTCTGACTTTCAAAAAACTTTGATGAAGTATAGGCAGATATATCAGACGATCATTAACACCGCTGAATTGAGGTTGAAGGAGACCTTGTTTGTGGAGGAGACGTACAAGAAAACGTTATTTGAAGAAACTTATACTACTGATTCAACAGTACGTGCGAGGATACAGTCCCAACATTAG